The DNA window TTGAGCAGCTCTTGCAGCAGCCGGTAGAGGGTGAAGCGCACCGTTTCGCCGGCGGGCGTGTCGCTCAGCCGGTAATCGAAACGGCAGTGGATGCCCCGTTCGGCAAAGGCGAATTCGTTCAGCAGGTGGTGCAGCGCCTCTTTGAACGCCAGCTCGTCCAGCGCGGGCGGCCGAAGCTGGCGCAGCAGCTGGCGCGTGGAGTGATGAATGCGCCGGGCGAGCTCGCCTATCTGGTGCGCGGCGGCCTGGGTTTGCGCCGGATCGCGCGCCCGTTTGACCAGCTGCGACTGGATTTGAATCGCGGTGATGTTCTGGCCGATTTCATCGTGCAGCTCGCGCGCCAGGTTTTTCCGCGTGTCTTCTTCGGCGTGGATCAGTTTTTCGGTCAGCGCCTGCCGCGCCGCCAGCTCCTCTTCCAGGCGTCGCCGATAGTGGTGCAGGTTTTGCGCCAGGTGCTGCTGGCGGCTGATGGCGATGCCCAGGCCGATGCCGAGCAGCGCCTGCGTCGCCAGAAAGATCTCCAGCTCGACCAGATTGCCGAACCCTCCGCCGACCTGCCGGGCGAGGGTGATCATCATGCTGCCGAGCAGGCCGGACAATACGCCGCCCTGCCAGCCGAACTTCCACGCCATCACCACATTCGGCAGAAACACCACGATCAGCAGCAGGCGTTCGATTTCCGGCGACAGCACCATCTGCGTGCCGATGCCGATAACGAAAAACAGGCTGCACCAGATGATTAAGGACGCGCGCAGCGGCGGGTTGGTGGTGTCCAGCCCCAGCAGATGGTAACGGTGCTGCTGGTGCAGAAATTCAAAGATCAGGTAGACGAACGGGGTCAGCAAGACGCCGCCGGTAAACGACGCCAGGCCGAGCAGCATCGCCGGGTTTGGCACTAATGGCGTAAGCAGGGCGGTATTGAGCAGCGAGGCGGCGGTCACCGCAGCCAGCAGCAGCGTCAGCCGCTGCCAGTAGAGCGGAAAACGGCACCAGACTCGTTGCGCGAGCGCCGCCGGGATCAGGGTGATAAACGGTGCGGCCAGCAGGCCGTAGCCGCTCAGCAGGCGCTCGCTGTGCAGCCAGAGCAGCAGCAGCACCGGAGGTACCAACAAGGCGGGCCAATAGCGGCGCGCCAGCAGGATCAGCAGTGCGAGATAGACGCCGTGCGGCAGAAACAGCGCCGCCTGATTGCCGTTGTGGGTCAGATAGAAACCGAGCGTCCACAGCGCTAGCCAGCCGCTGCCCCAGGCCAACAGGATAAACAGCGAGATAACCCAGGGGCGGAAGCGGGGCGACATCAATGCCCCGCCAGCAGCTGATGGTCGAGGGCGAAATGCACCAGCTCGATGGTGCTGTTGCACTGCAGCTTACCCAGGACGTTGGCGCGATGCACGTGCACCGTTTTGTGGCTGAGATCGAGCTTGAAAGCGATCTCTTTGACGCTGTCACCCCTGACCAACAGATCGAAGACCTCGCGCTCACGCGGGGTCAAGGCTTCCAGCGCCGTGTTCGGTTGCTCGCCGCCGCGCAGCGCCCGCAGCGCGTCGGCGCACAGGTAATGGCCGCCCATATTGACGGAGCGTACTGCCTGCACCAGTTCTTCCGGCCCGCAGCGTTTGGTCAGATAGCCGCTGGCACCGGCATCCAGCGCGCTCTGCACGAAGGTGGGAGAGTCATAGATGCTGAGGATGATCGCGCGGAACTGCGGCTTGTGCGCCCGCAGGCGCTTCAACAGGTTCAGGCCGTTTTCATCCGGCATGGCGATGTCCATCACCGCGACGCTGACGTCTTCGCGCAGCAATGCCGGCCAGGCCGCCGCCGCGCTGCTGTATTGCCCCACCACGTCGAGATCGTCCTCGAGGCTGAGCAACTGGGCAAAGCCGGAGCGCACCACCACATGGTCATCCACCAGTATCACACGGATCATTTTTCGCACTCTGCTGCCGAATCATGACCCTATGATGCCTGCCGCCGCGGGGCTGGCAATCAGCCAAGCGCGGTTATGCAATCGATGTAACAGAATCGTAATAAAAGGGCGCCGCCGGCGCCGTTAACGATCCATATCGAAGGCGAAGTGCCGCCACAGAGCGGCGCGCCGTTCCTCTTCCGAATGCAGCGTCGTTTCGTGGCGCTGGTGATCTTCGGTCACGATTAGCTTCATGTCGCTGAGGGTGACCCGGCCGTGGTCCGTCGGCCGTGAACATACCAGACGTTGGGTGAAGTGCGACTGCGGCGAGGTGCTGTGGAAGTGGCACATCTCGTCGAACTCATGCAATTCGCGCGGCTGAACGGTAAAGCGATACAGCGTTTTGGCATGCGAACGCTGGTCGCCGTTGCGGCGCTCCAGCAGGTAATACTCGCCTTCCCGCTCCAGGTGGAAGGTGCCGCTGGCCTGCGGTTGCGGCTCGGCGACGACGATCTTCAGCGGCGTCAGGAAGGAATCGCCGAAACCGACGTCCACCAGCCAGGCCTGGTCCGCCAGATCCACCCGCAGCGCCAGATGGTCGTAGCGCGGGCCGAAATGGCCGTCGCGCTCGCGGATCTCGCCGGAGATGAAGCTCACCTTGAAGCCGAGCTCTCGCAGCAGTAGGGCGAACAGCGTGTTCAACTCATAACAGAAACCGCCGCGGTTACGCTCGACCACCTTGCTGAACAGCGCCTCCGGCGCCAGCTGAATGCCCTGATGATAAATAATGCTCAGGTTCTCGAACGGGACGCTCAGCATGTGGCGATGGTGCAGCTGTTGCAGCGTGGGGAGGTCAGGGCGGGCGACGCCGGTAAAGCCGATATGCTGCAGGTAGCGTTGGGTATCCACAGGGTGTCTCGCATGAGAAAAAGTAGGCATAAAATAGCGGGCTTTGCGGCTTTTGTGAGCGCATTACGTGCTGCGCTGTCGCTGCTGCCGCAAACTGTCACTGGTCGGCGCTAGCCTGTTCCCCGGAGTTCAACATTGCAGGAGAACGGCTATGCAAGATTTCAAACATCGGGTGGCGCTGGTGACCGGCGCTTCCACCGGCATCGGCGAAGCGATCGCCGCCGAGCTGTTTCGGCGCGGAGCCACGGTGGTGATGACCGGCCGCCACGCCGCGCCTCTCGCCGCCGCCGCCGCGCGGCTCGATCCCGACGGTCGACGGGTGATGACGTTGCGGATGGACGTGCGCGATGCGCCGTCGGTGCAGCAGGGCATTGAAGAGACGGTGCGGCGCTACGGCGCGCTGCATCTGCTGGTCAACAACGCCGGGATCACCGGCCCGCACGAGGTGGGTATCGATCGGTACGCGGTCGACGATTGGCATGAGGTGATTGCCACCTGCCTGAGCGGCACGTTTTTCGGCATGAAGTACGGCCTGCCGGCGATCGTCGCCGGCGGCGGCGGGGCGGTGGTGAACCTCTCTTCCGCCAACGGGGTGGTGGGCATTGCCGGGATCGCGCCCTATACTGCCGCCAAACATGGCGTGCTGGGCTTGACGCGCTCGGCGGCGCTGGAATTCGCCACGCGCGGCGTACGCGTCAACGCCGTCGGGCCGGGCTATGTGGATACGCCGGCGATGGGGGCACTGCCAGCGTCGGCGCGGGCGCAGATGGCCGCTTCGCACCCGATGGGGAGAATGGCGACGCGGGAAGAGGTGGCGAAAACAGTGGCCTTTCTGCTTTCGGACCACAGCAGTTTCACCACCGGCGCGTTCTACAGTATCGACGGCGGTTATACCGCGTGCTGAGCCAGCGTCTGCAGCCAGGCCAGAAACGCCGCCGCGCCGGGCTTTTCCAGCGTGCGCGCCGGGTAAACCACGTAGTAGGGTTTGCTGAGCGGCAGCGCCGGTTCGGCCAACGTGACCAGCCGGCCTGCCGCCAGTTCGCGGGCGATCAGCCGCCGCTGGCCGAGCAGCACCCCGCGCCCTTGCACGGCGGCGTCGATGGCCAGTGAAGTCAGGTTATAGGTCAGCCCGCGCCGCGGTGGCGGCATGCGATCGGCGGCGGTGAACCACTCGTGCCATCCCGGCAGAAACTGGCTCTCCTTGCC is part of the Serratia surfactantfaciens genome and encodes:
- a CDS encoding MASE1 domain-containing sensor histidine kinase — its product is MSPRFRPWVISLFILLAWGSGWLALWTLGFYLTHNGNQAALFLPHGVYLALLILLARRYWPALLVPPVLLLLWLHSERLLSGYGLLAAPFITLIPAALAQRVWCRFPLYWQRLTLLLAAVTAASLLNTALLTPLVPNPAMLLGLASFTGGVLLTPFVYLIFEFLHQQHRYHLLGLDTTNPPLRASLIIWCSLFFVIGIGTQMVLSPEIERLLLIVVFLPNVVMAWKFGWQGGVLSGLLGSMMITLARQVGGGFGNLVELEIFLATQALLGIGLGIAISRQQHLAQNLHHYRRRLEEELAARQALTEKLIHAEEDTRKNLARELHDEIGQNITAIQIQSQLVKRARDPAQTQAAAHQIGELARRIHHSTRQLLRQLRPPALDELAFKEALHHLLNEFAFAERGIHCRFDYRLSDTPAGETVRFTLYRLLQELLNNVCKHAEASEVAIVLYQQGPLLHLEVRDNGIGIRADKLPGLGIQGMRERVSALGGELTLETHCGTRVIVNLPTNLPQTAD
- a CDS encoding response regulator transcription factor; the encoded protein is MIRVILVDDHVVVRSGFAQLLSLEDDLDVVGQYSSAAAAWPALLREDVSVAVMDIAMPDENGLNLLKRLRAHKPQFRAIILSIYDSPTFVQSALDAGASGYLTKRCGPEELVQAVRSVNMGGHYLCADALRALRGGEQPNTALEALTPREREVFDLLVRGDSVKEIAFKLDLSHKTVHVHRANVLGKLQCNSTIELVHFALDHQLLAGH
- a CDS encoding arylamine N-acetyltransferase family protein, whose amino-acid sequence is MDTQRYLQHIGFTGVARPDLPTLQQLHHRHMLSVPFENLSIIYHQGIQLAPEALFSKVVERNRGGFCYELNTLFALLLRELGFKVSFISGEIRERDGHFGPRYDHLALRVDLADQAWLVDVGFGDSFLTPLKIVVAEPQPQASGTFHLEREGEYYLLERRNGDQRSHAKTLYRFTVQPRELHEFDEMCHFHSTSPQSHFTQRLVCSRPTDHGRVTLSDMKLIVTEDHQRHETTLHSEEERRAALWRHFAFDMDR
- a CDS encoding SDR family NAD(P)-dependent oxidoreductase, with amino-acid sequence MQDFKHRVALVTGASTGIGEAIAAELFRRGATVVMTGRHAAPLAAAAARLDPDGRRVMTLRMDVRDAPSVQQGIEETVRRYGALHLLVNNAGITGPHEVGIDRYAVDDWHEVIATCLSGTFFGMKYGLPAIVAGGGGAVVNLSSANGVVGIAGIAPYTAAKHGVLGLTRSAALEFATRGVRVNAVGPGYVDTPAMGALPASARAQMAASHPMGRMATREEVAKTVAFLLSDHSSFTTGAFYSIDGGYTAC